One window of Cherax quadricarinatus isolate ZL_2023a chromosome 16, ASM3850222v1, whole genome shotgun sequence genomic DNA carries:
- the LOC128688909 gene encoding uncharacterized protein isoform X2 produces MLSSLRKETLACCMWSVLMMYVHSLFILPGHLNEIFQAIRVRTVPNHCFVSLSLCKLDCEECGTCYEKYIKCAFRGGLAPTVFTTSYTSVIQQTSEATLASSPSSQTDLMHSTMKSKSSDAIPLGQLPSSGAQDNAIHLHTGKTLLENYTLEVSTIHKMPDTSLLDVFMATSSLVLDGPLLVPASTLGPAVNLLLPTSSIAPEDSLLLVASTNSPEETLLVLSSTNAPEFLPVPASSLSSDPLLVPASSFVSETPWFMPASPFGPEESLVLTSSLGPEEPSLMPASSSENPSLAISSSYVPEESSFIPVSSFRPRAPLAMSPSSLASSELLEMPTNSAVPSPSSVASSRLLEMPASSAAPPVPVNPLGPALHTLVPISFEESEGDSDYEYF; encoded by the exons ATGCTAAGTTCACTTCGGAAAGAAACTCTGGCATGTTGTATGTGGAGTGTTCTG ATGATGTACGTGCACTCGCTGTTCATCCTCCCG GGTCACCTAAATGAAATATTTCAAGCCATTCGTGTAAGGACTGTCCCAAATCACTGCTTCGTTAGTTTATCACTGTGCAAGTTGGACTGTGAAGAGTGTGGCACCTGCTATGAAAAGTACATAAAATGTGCATTTCGTGGAGGCTTGGCACCTACCGTATTTACAACCTCCTATACTTCAGTCATACAGCAGACTTCTGAAGCTACCCTTGCGTCTTCCCCCAGTAGCCAAACTGATCTGATGCACAGTACCATGAAGTCTAAATCTTCTGATGCCATTCCTCTGGGACAACTTCCATCTTCTGGAGCGCAAGACAATGCCATTCATttacacactggtaaaacactaTTAGAGAATTATACGCTAGAGGTTTCAACCATTCACAAAATGCCGGACACTTCTCTTCTTGATGTGTTTATGGCAACCAGTTCATTAGTTCTTGACGGGCCTCTTCTAGTACCAGCCAGCACTCTTGGTCCTGCAGTTAATTTACTGTTGCCAACTAGCTCTATTGCTCCGGAAGATTCATTACTGTTGGTGGCTAGTACAAACTCTCCTGAAGAGACCTTACTCGTGTTGTCTAGTACCAATGCTCCTGAATTTTTACCGGTGCCAGCCAGTTCACTTTCTTCTGATCCTCTTCTGGTACCAGCCAGTTCGTTTGTTTCTGAAACTCCCTGGTTTATGCCGGCCAGTCCGTTTGGCCCTGAAGAATCACTTGTGCTTACTAGCTCGTTGGGCCCTGAAGAACCTTCCTTAATGCCAGCTAGTTCATCTGAAAACCCTTCGTTAGCGATTTCCAGTTCATATGTTCCTGAAGAATCGTCATTCATACCTGTCAGTTCATTTCGCCCAAGAGCACCGTTAGCGATGTCGCCCAGTTCATTAGCTTCTAGCGAGCTCCTAGAGATGCCAACCAACTCAGCTGTTCCGTCGCCCAGTTCAGTAGCTTCTAGCAGGCTCCTAGAGATGCCAGCCAGCTCTGCTGCACCGCCTGTGCCAGTCAATCCTTTGGGTCCTGCCTTGCATACACTTGTGCCCATCAGCTTTGAGGAAAGCGAAGGAGATTCTGATTAcgaatatttttaa
- the LOC128688909 gene encoding uncharacterized protein isoform X1, giving the protein MLSSLRKETLACCMWSVLVVCTQMMYVHSLFILPGHLNEIFQAIRVRTVPNHCFVSLSLCKLDCEECGTCYEKYIKCAFRGGLAPTVFTTSYTSVIQQTSEATLASSPSSQTDLMHSTMKSKSSDAIPLGQLPSSGAQDNAIHLHTGKTLLENYTLEVSTIHKMPDTSLLDVFMATSSLVLDGPLLVPASTLGPAVNLLLPTSSIAPEDSLLLVASTNSPEETLLVLSSTNAPEFLPVPASSLSSDPLLVPASSFVSETPWFMPASPFGPEESLVLTSSLGPEEPSLMPASSSENPSLAISSSYVPEESSFIPVSSFRPRAPLAMSPSSLASSELLEMPTNSAVPSPSSVASSRLLEMPASSAAPPVPVNPLGPALHTLVPISFEESEGDSDYEYF; this is encoded by the exons ATGCTAAGTTCACTTCGGAAAGAAACTCTGGCATGTTGTATGTGGAGTGTTCTG GTTGTGTGTACACAGATGATGTACGTGCACTCGCTGTTCATCCTCCCG GGTCACCTAAATGAAATATTTCAAGCCATTCGTGTAAGGACTGTCCCAAATCACTGCTTCGTTAGTTTATCACTGTGCAAGTTGGACTGTGAAGAGTGTGGCACCTGCTATGAAAAGTACATAAAATGTGCATTTCGTGGAGGCTTGGCACCTACCGTATTTACAACCTCCTATACTTCAGTCATACAGCAGACTTCTGAAGCTACCCTTGCGTCTTCCCCCAGTAGCCAAACTGATCTGATGCACAGTACCATGAAGTCTAAATCTTCTGATGCCATTCCTCTGGGACAACTTCCATCTTCTGGAGCGCAAGACAATGCCATTCATttacacactggtaaaacactaTTAGAGAATTATACGCTAGAGGTTTCAACCATTCACAAAATGCCGGACACTTCTCTTCTTGATGTGTTTATGGCAACCAGTTCATTAGTTCTTGACGGGCCTCTTCTAGTACCAGCCAGCACTCTTGGTCCTGCAGTTAATTTACTGTTGCCAACTAGCTCTATTGCTCCGGAAGATTCATTACTGTTGGTGGCTAGTACAAACTCTCCTGAAGAGACCTTACTCGTGTTGTCTAGTACCAATGCTCCTGAATTTTTACCGGTGCCAGCCAGTTCACTTTCTTCTGATCCTCTTCTGGTACCAGCCAGTTCGTTTGTTTCTGAAACTCCCTGGTTTATGCCGGCCAGTCCGTTTGGCCCTGAAGAATCACTTGTGCTTACTAGCTCGTTGGGCCCTGAAGAACCTTCCTTAATGCCAGCTAGTTCATCTGAAAACCCTTCGTTAGCGATTTCCAGTTCATATGTTCCTGAAGAATCGTCATTCATACCTGTCAGTTCATTTCGCCCAAGAGCACCGTTAGCGATGTCGCCCAGTTCATTAGCTTCTAGCGAGCTCCTAGAGATGCCAACCAACTCAGCTGTTCCGTCGCCCAGTTCAGTAGCTTCTAGCAGGCTCCTAGAGATGCCAGCCAGCTCTGCTGCACCGCCTGTGCCAGTCAATCCTTTGGGTCCTGCCTTGCATACACTTGTGCCCATCAGCTTTGAGGAAAGCGAAGGAGATTCTGATTAcgaatatttttaa